Proteins co-encoded in one Nitrospira sp. genomic window:
- a CDS encoding DUF4157 domain-containing protein: MGGVECTECAQTKGFLQRKLSIGVTNDLLEQETDRIADRVMATPAYPAVSGAPPRLQRFNTVSVPDDPLEREADRTADMVLSRLASPRPFSTPSVKTADTVGLVQSSGCVDCELKAEEDMPIAISFGVPNMLQRTGDPDEDAADAAANAAMAEPEVEGSDEDEADDVEDSDEVVQAKQNSDAAILRPPDITGQLLRGIEQTRSSGRPLAHPIRSRMETAFGADFGGVRVHTDSHAARLASSIHALAFTTGPNIFFDAGRYDPVSTAGQRLLAHELTHVLQQGAALASRQTALSTDSASRIQLAPDRTKETLIGEILFFDAKNEQILEVRAFESQKLGISSGYFEIKLTPLGGGRYDTQIVGGGKYIWTFDDPAETEKAFKKAASIFLLVYGKPGDKQLDKPAEKPSADDPTGPSGTPTITIPSPPPAKGRQTHEVEDKPPDIEKTRPPGETGGQPQEGEKKPSQQPDAVPEGEKGTGGLPLPGKSGDKSSGGIPGEKKGGSKYGVFGLLDLPQPLIDFLEDALEVLGDSEEMEAMSETLRMLKDLAEHRDALAELFQDSTTLLEIALGLKDNAAITAIEAWVANEVKPPKRSKNPSRKGIAALATKLVATVGKLRKVLKPVFKVRSAVQSAIGGVGLMLEAAPALETLLDMAANPSKLADLDLQSAADEFAVDFAGKLKLKLDSAPKLLKTGIEKLSESDLVTYEELARAVTAAILSAVPKLYKPVVKAAKGVGIDKAIADNVIAPLIPEEALNGLNDAIRSLIKLVQPTMDAAANDLQKIIDELGPGFLEELPQEVKAIIKPSRKPGYANHRLSPATIARQIGKSDGDPLDEKVRTEAETRLGHLFGSIRVHTDPAAVVASERLHANAFAIGNDLYFGSGKFQPSTSEGQRLLYHELAHTAQQQNWGSLVLQPDYKDLLKRLAKRFSASVIAELKGATTTSPAKEKQITEIKDKVTKLVGRKVESRTSPALPTGYMYIPKDKGKIKTIRRTLTWIRFLPALTIDNKRIIRLAATLSKFDPKNAARAALRSALGCDSSKQEAHHVIPLELFLNPVVQVAVKNGFKFNGADNGLCISNKIHSGSHKNYTENVLARLNKLKTDPAVGTDWGKLEEPFLALIGTLKGELKARRKKLS; this comes from the coding sequence ATGGGTGGTGTGGAATGCACGGAGTGTGCGCAGACTAAAGGCTTTCTCCAGCGGAAACTTAGCATTGGGGTTACCAATGACCTGCTTGAACAGGAAACGGACCGGATCGCTGATCGGGTGATGGCGACGCCAGCGTATCCTGCCGTCAGCGGTGCTCCACCGCGCCTCCAACGCTTTAATACCGTGAGTGTTCCAGACGATCCACTTGAGCGGGAAGCCGACCGCACTGCCGATATGGTGCTCAGCCGCTTGGCCTCGCCAAGGCCATTTTCCACACCATCGGTAAAAACGGCAGATACAGTTGGTCTCGTCCAGTCTTCTGGCTGTGTGGATTGTGAGCTGAAGGCTGAAGAGGATATGCCAATTGCTATATCTTTCGGCGTGCCCAATATGCTCCAGCGTACCGGAGATCCTGACGAGGATGCTGCGGATGCCGCCGCGAATGCGGCGATGGCCGAACCGGAAGTCGAAGGCAGCGACGAAGACGAGGCAGACGATGTTGAGGATAGCGACGAGGTGGTACAGGCGAAACAGAACAGCGATGCGGCGATCCTGCGACCTCCCGATATCACAGGGCAATTGCTACGCGGCATCGAGCAGACACGGAGCAGCGGCCGGCCCTTGGCGCATCCGATTCGATCACGCATGGAGACGGCGTTTGGCGCCGACTTTGGTGGCGTGCGTGTGCACACAGACAGCCATGCCGCCCGTCTAGCCAGCTCGATCCATGCGCTGGCCTTCACCACCGGCCCTAACATTTTCTTTGACGCCGGCCGCTACGACCCAGTATCGACAGCCGGCCAACGCCTGCTGGCACATGAGCTGACCCACGTCTTGCAGCAAGGCGCAGCGCTTGCCTCCCGGCAAACAGCGCTATCTACAGATAGCGCCAGCCGTATTCAATTGGCCCCGGATAGAACCAAGGAAACCTTGATAGGTGAAATACTTTTCTTTGACGCGAAGAATGAGCAAATCCTTGAGGTACGTGCCTTTGAGTCCCAAAAACTCGGTATTTCCTCTGGATATTTCGAAATAAAACTGACTCCACTGGGTGGCGGGAGGTATGACACCCAAATCGTAGGCGGGGGCAAGTATATCTGGACATTTGATGATCCGGCAGAAACGGAAAAGGCGTTCAAAAAAGCTGCAAGTATCTTCCTGCTGGTCTACGGAAAACCCGGCGATAAGCAGTTGGACAAGCCGGCAGAAAAGCCCTCCGCCGATGATCCAACAGGCCCATCCGGCACCCCTACCATCACTATTCCCAGTCCGCCGCCTGCGAAAGGGAGGCAGACTCATGAAGTGGAAGACAAACCACCGGATATCGAGAAGACTCGTCCGCCTGGTGAAACAGGTGGCCAACCTCAGGAGGGTGAGAAGAAGCCCAGCCAACAACCCGATGCTGTCCCGGAAGGTGAAAAAGGAACCGGAGGACTTCCCCTTCCCGGCAAGAGCGGCGACAAGAGCAGTGGCGGCATCCCCGGCGAAAAGAAGGGTGGCAGCAAGTACGGCGTGTTCGGTCTGCTTGACCTACCTCAGCCCTTGATAGATTTTCTGGAAGATGCGCTGGAAGTACTGGGCGACTCCGAAGAAATGGAGGCCATGTCTGAGACTTTGCGCATGTTGAAAGACCTGGCTGAACACCGCGATGCGCTGGCTGAGCTGTTCCAGGATTCTACGACACTACTCGAGATCGCGTTGGGCTTGAAGGATAATGCCGCCATCACCGCTATCGAGGCCTGGGTTGCCAATGAGGTTAAGCCGCCCAAGAGGAGCAAGAATCCCAGCCGCAAAGGTATTGCCGCTCTGGCCACTAAGCTTGTCGCAACGGTTGGCAAGCTACGTAAGGTTCTAAAACCTGTATTCAAGGTGCGTAGTGCAGTTCAGTCCGCAATAGGCGGCGTCGGCCTGATGTTGGAAGCTGCCCCTGCTCTCGAGACCTTGCTCGACATGGCAGCCAACCCCAGCAAACTTGCTGATCTGGACCTGCAGTCCGCCGCCGACGAATTCGCCGTTGATTTTGCTGGGAAGCTCAAGCTCAAGCTGGACTCCGCACCTAAGCTACTCAAGACCGGGATCGAAAAACTTAGCGAGTCCGATCTGGTTACTTACGAGGAATTGGCGCGCGCCGTGACCGCAGCAATCCTTTCAGCCGTTCCAAAGCTCTACAAGCCAGTGGTTAAAGCGGCAAAAGGGGTAGGCATAGATAAGGCCATCGCCGACAACGTGATCGCCCCCTTGATCCCCGAGGAAGCGCTGAATGGACTGAACGATGCCATCCGGTCGCTGATCAAACTCGTACAGCCGACGATGGACGCAGCAGCCAACGACTTACAAAAGATCATTGATGAGCTCGGCCCGGGTTTCCTTGAAGAGTTGCCACAAGAGGTCAAGGCCATCATCAAGCCATCGCGCAAGCCTGGTTATGCCAACCACCGCTTGTCACCAGCGACGATCGCCCGGCAGATCGGCAAATCAGACGGTGACCCTCTGGATGAGAAGGTCCGCACCGAGGCCGAGACGCGCCTGGGCCACCTCTTCGGGAGTATTCGTGTGCATACCGACCCAGCGGCTGTTGTAGCCAGTGAACGCTTGCACGCCAATGCCTTTGCCATCGGCAATGATCTCTACTTCGGCTCTGGCAAGTTCCAACCCAGCACAAGCGAAGGCCAGCGTCTGCTTTACCATGAGCTTGCACATACGGCGCAACAACAAAACTGGGGCAGTCTTGTGCTTCAGCCGGACTATAAGGATTTGCTCAAGCGGTTGGCCAAGCGGTTCTCTGCCTCGGTCATCGCCGAACTCAAGGGCGCAACGACTACTTCGCCGGCGAAAGAAAAGCAAATCACTGAGATCAAGGATAAGGTTACAAAGCTTGTCGGGCGCAAGGTGGAATCGCGCACCAGCCCCGCGCTACCAACTGGGTATATGTATATCCCCAAGGACAAGGGCAAGATCAAGACGATCCGGCGGACGCTCACGTGGATCCGATTTCTGCCAGCCCTCACCATCGACAATAAACGTATCATTCGGCTGGCCGCAACATTGTCCAAGTTCGACCCTAAAAATGCAGCTCGTGCGGCACTGCGGAGCGCACTGGGATGCGACTCAAGCAAACAGGAAGCGCACCATGTGATCCCACTTGAGTTATTCCTGAACCCTGTTGTGCAAGTCGCGGTAAAGAACGGATTCAAGTTCAATGGGGCTGACAACGGCTTGTGTATATCGAACAAGATTCACAGCGGTTCGCATAAAAATTATACCGAAAATGTGCTTGCCCGATTGAATAAACTCAAGACTGATCCAGCCGTGGGCACTGACTGGGGCAAGCTGGAAGAACCTTTCCTGGCCTTGATCGGTACCCTGAAGGGCGAGCTTAAGGCGCGGAGAAAGAAGCTATCGTGA